A single region of the Rhodospirillales bacterium genome encodes:
- a CDS encoding UDP-glucose/GDP-mannose dehydrogenase family protein → MKVAMIGTGYVGLVSGACFSEFGVNVTCVDNDKSKIDRLLRGEMPIFEPGLDGLVASNVNAGRLKFTTDLRQAVREADAVFIAVGTPSRRGDGHADLTFVYAAAREIAAALNGYTVVVTKSTVPVGTGDEIERIIREARPDADFDVVSNPEFLREGSAINDFMRPDRVVIGTDSERAQDIMRQLYRVLYLIETPILFTSRSTSELTKYAANAFLAVKITFINEVADLCERIGANVHDVARGIGLDGRIGRKFLHAGPGYGGSCFPKDTLALVHTAQLASSPMRIVETVIDINDRRKALMAERIVAACGGSVSGKTIAVLGLTFKPNTDDMRDSPSLDIIPALQKAGAAIQAFDPEGMAEARKLLDDVQWCDSAYDAMTDADAVAIITEWNEFRLLDLGRVKSLLRSPVMIDLRNVYDPGEMASAGFDYTSIGRPRVCPREAPPAAAFAKVPERVPEEQVPEEAAV, encoded by the coding sequence ATGAAAGTTGCGATGATTGGGACCGGCTATGTCGGTCTGGTTTCCGGTGCGTGTTTTTCCGAGTTCGGCGTCAACGTCACCTGCGTCGACAACGACAAGAGCAAGATCGACCGCCTGCTGCGCGGCGAGATGCCGATTTTCGAGCCGGGTCTGGACGGCTTGGTCGCCAGCAACGTCAACGCCGGCCGACTGAAGTTCACCACCGATCTGCGGCAGGCGGTTCGCGAAGCGGATGCCGTATTCATTGCGGTCGGCACGCCCAGCCGCCGCGGTGACGGCCATGCCGACCTCACGTTCGTCTACGCCGCGGCCCGCGAGATTGCGGCGGCGCTCAACGGCTACACGGTGGTGGTTACCAAGTCGACGGTGCCGGTCGGCACCGGCGACGAGATCGAGCGGATCATCCGCGAGGCCCGCCCGGACGCCGATTTCGACGTGGTCTCCAACCCGGAGTTCCTGCGCGAAGGCTCGGCCATCAACGACTTCATGCGCCCGGACCGGGTGGTGATCGGCACCGACAGCGAGCGCGCCCAGGACATCATGCGCCAGCTCTACCGGGTTCTGTACCTGATCGAGACGCCCATCCTGTTTACCTCGCGCTCGACCTCCGAACTCACAAAGTACGCCGCCAACGCGTTCCTCGCGGTCAAGATCACCTTCATCAACGAGGTCGCCGACCTGTGCGAGCGGATCGGCGCCAACGTCCACGATGTCGCCCGCGGCATCGGTCTCGACGGCCGCATCGGCCGCAAGTTCCTGCACGCCGGTCCCGGCTACGGCGGATCGTGCTTCCCCAAGGACACGCTGGCGCTGGTTCACACGGCGCAACTGGCGTCGAGCCCGATGCGCATCGTCGAGACGGTGATCGACATCAACGACCGGCGCAAGGCGCTGATGGCGGAGCGCATCGTCGCCGCCTGCGGCGGCTCGGTCAGCGGCAAGACCATCGCCGTGCTCGGGCTCACCTTCAAGCCGAACACCGACGACATGCGCGACAGCCCCAGTCTCGACATCATTCCCGCCCTGCAGAAGGCCGGTGCCGCGATCCAGGCCTTCGATCCGGAAGGCATGGCCGAGGCGAGGAAGCTGCTGGACGACGTGCAGTGGTGCGACAGCGCCTATGACGCGATGACCGACGCCGACGCGGTGGCGATCATCACCGAATGGAACGAGTTCCGGCTGCTCGACCTCGGCCGGGTAAAGAGCCTGCTCAGGTCGCCGGTGATGATCGACCTCCGCAACGTCTACGATCCCGGCGAAATGGCCAGCGCCGGCTTCGACTACACGTCGATCGGCCGTCCGCGCGTGTGCCCCCGCGAAGCACCGCCGGCCGCCGCCTTCGCCAAGGTGCCGGAGCGGGTTCCAGAGGAGCAGGTTCCCGAAGAGGCCGCCGTTTGA
- the galU gene encoding UTP--glucose-1-phosphate uridylyltransferase GalU, producing the protein MPKPIRKAVFPVAGLGTRFLPATKAMPKEMLPVVDKPLIQYAVEEAQQAGIEEFVFVTGRAKSAIEDHFDHSVELEQILRERGADEALKSVLDWMPPPGHISYTRQQEPMGLGHAVWCARNFIGDEPFAVLLADDLILSATGCLKQMVEVHREMGGNLVAIEEVPKDQVKSYGILDLEEDFGRCVRAKGLVEKPAPDKAPSRLGIIGRYILEPIVLTVLEHQDRGAGNEIQLTDAMARTIGLVPFHGVRFEGTRFDCGNKLGYLEANLAFALHRSDMNSQLRAMLRKYLDAEVPGSIESSGTSEAGKSEAKQKAEHRSAAPAKG; encoded by the coding sequence ATGCCGAAGCCGATTCGTAAGGCGGTGTTTCCGGTGGCCGGTCTCGGGACGCGGTTTCTTCCGGCAACCAAGGCCATGCCGAAGGAGATGCTGCCGGTCGTCGACAAACCGTTGATCCAGTACGCCGTGGAAGAGGCGCAGCAGGCGGGCATCGAGGAGTTCGTATTCGTCACCGGGCGCGCCAAGAGTGCGATCGAGGATCACTTCGACCACAGCGTCGAGTTGGAGCAGATCCTCCGCGAGCGCGGCGCTGACGAGGCGCTCAAGTCGGTACTCGACTGGATGCCGCCGCCGGGCCACATCTCGTACACCCGCCAACAGGAGCCGATGGGCCTCGGTCACGCGGTGTGGTGCGCCCGCAACTTCATCGGCGACGAGCCGTTCGCGGTGCTGCTCGCCGACGACCTCATCCTCTCCGCCACCGGCTGTCTCAAGCAGATGGTCGAGGTTCATCGGGAGATGGGCGGCAATCTGGTGGCGATCGAGGAGGTGCCGAAGGATCAGGTCAAGAGCTACGGCATTCTCGACCTGGAGGAAGATTTCGGCCGTTGCGTGCGGGCGAAAGGCCTGGTCGAGAAGCCGGCGCCCGACAAGGCGCCGTCGCGGTTGGGCATCATCGGCCGTTACATCCTGGAGCCGATCGTGTTGACCGTGCTGGAGCACCAGGATCGCGGTGCCGGCAACGAGATTCAGTTAACCGACGCCATGGCGCGGACCATCGGTCTGGTGCCTTTCCATGGCGTTCGTTTCGAAGGCACCCGGTTCGACTGCGGCAACAAGCTGGGCTACCTGGAAGCGAACCTGGCGTTCGCGCTGCACCGCAGCGACATGAACAGTCAGTTGCGCGCGATGCTGCGGAAGTACCTCGACGCTGAGGTGCCCGGGAGCATTGAGTCGTCCGGCACGTCGGAAGCAGGCAAGTCGGAAGCAAAGCAGAAGGCAGAGCATCGTTCTGCCGCACCAGCCAAGGGTTGA
- a CDS encoding DnaJ domain-containing protein gives MAYLLLGLALLGGFLLIIKWFVEADPKALTAALTWLAIVALVAVTVFLAVTGRLGWAIGSAMVLMPMAARLYRAQRTMKNHARAAGIGSSGRTTNLETRYLRMVLDHDSGAMDGEVREGPFVGRRLNDLSARQLLQLLEVVSASDAESERVLEAYLDRAHPDWRSGMHAEHDDGDSGNDRRASSETVTMNREEAYDVLGLAPGAGDADIKAAHQRLIASLHPDKGGSNYLAAKINQARQVLLGR, from the coding sequence TTGGCTTACCTGCTTCTGGGACTGGCGCTGCTGGGCGGCTTTCTTCTCATCATCAAGTGGTTCGTGGAAGCCGATCCCAAGGCGCTGACCGCCGCGCTGACATGGCTCGCCATCGTCGCACTGGTGGCCGTGACGGTGTTCCTCGCCGTAACCGGGCGCCTCGGCTGGGCGATCGGCAGCGCCATGGTGCTCATGCCGATGGCGGCGCGCCTCTACCGCGCCCAGCGCACCATGAAGAACCATGCCCGCGCCGCCGGCATCGGCAGCAGCGGCCGGACCACCAACCTCGAGACCCGCTATCTCCGCATGGTGCTCGATCACGACAGCGGCGCCATGGATGGCGAGGTACGGGAGGGACCGTTCGTCGGCCGGCGGCTGAACGATCTCTCGGCCCGGCAACTGCTTCAGCTTCTGGAGGTGGTCAGCGCGTCGGACGCCGAATCGGAGCGGGTGCTTGAGGCGTATCTGGACCGCGCCCACCCGGACTGGCGAAGCGGCATGCATGCTGAGCACGACGATGGCGATTCAGGGAACGACCGGCGGGCATCGAGCGAAACCGTGACCATGAACCGCGAGGAGGCTTATGATGTGCTCGGTCTCGCGCCCGGTGCCGGAGATGCGGACATCAAGGCCGCGCACCAGCGCCTGATCGCGTCCCTGCACCCCGACAAGGGCGGCTCCAACTACCTGGCTGCCAAGATAAATCAGGCCCGGCAAGTTTTACTGGGTCGTTGA
- a CDS encoding VWA domain-containing protein, whose amino-acid sequence MPGGHESGLPSKPPSSAEVDAFLAKVRSAPSAKPATGRGRLMFALDATASRQPTWDHAARLQGEMFTETAALGGLEIQLCFYRGFGEFRVSPWLTEAQPLVRLMTSVTCRAGETQIGKVLHHAVNETRNRKVNALVFVGDAVEEDVDRLGRLAGELGVLGVPAFMFHEGGMTVAAYAFKEIARLTNGAYLRFDEGSADMLRELLSAVAVFAAGGRPALEDLAGRRGGTVLRIAHQMKGR is encoded by the coding sequence ATGCCGGGTGGTCATGAATCTGGTCTGCCTTCGAAACCGCCTTCCTCGGCCGAGGTGGATGCGTTTCTGGCCAAAGTGCGGAGTGCGCCCAGCGCCAAGCCGGCGACGGGACGCGGACGGCTGATGTTCGCTCTCGATGCGACAGCGAGCCGCCAGCCCACCTGGGATCACGCCGCACGCCTGCAGGGGGAAATGTTCACCGAGACTGCTGCTTTGGGCGGGCTCGAGATCCAGCTCTGCTTCTATCGCGGCTTCGGCGAGTTCCGAGTGAGCCCGTGGCTGACCGAGGCGCAGCCGCTGGTGCGTCTGATGACGTCGGTCACCTGTCGCGCCGGCGAGACCCAGATCGGCAAGGTCTTGCACCATGCCGTCAATGAGACCCGGAACCGCAAGGTCAACGCCCTGGTGTTCGTCGGCGACGCGGTCGAAGAGGACGTGGATCGCCTGGGGCGACTGGCGGGGGAACTGGGCGTGCTCGGAGTGCCGGCGTTCATGTTCCATGAGGGCGGCATGACGGTCGCCGCGTACGCGTTCAAGGAGATCGCGCGGCTGACCAACGGCGCCTACCTGCGCTTCGACGAGGGCAGCGCCGACATGCTGCGAGAACTGCTGAGCGCTGTCGCCGTGTTCGCGGCCGGCGGGAGGCCGGCACTGGAGGATCTGGCGGGGCGCCGGGGCGGCACGGTGTTGCGGATCGCCCATCAGATGAAGGGGCGCTGA
- a CDS encoding molybdopterin oxidoreductase family protein — protein MSHERVRTACPHDCPSTCALDVERLDDATIGRVHGAADNPYTAGVVCAKVARYAERVHHPDRLTRPLVRVGAKGEGRFEAIGWDEALDRVADAFRAAIATHGAEAVWPYNYAGTMGLVQRDGIKRFRHVMGTSLMAETICVAIAKPGWIAGAGAYRGLDPREMEASDLIVLWGGNMAATQVHVMTHATAARKRRGARLVSIDPYANATARAADLHLALKPGTDGALACAVMHVLFRDGCADRDYLARYTDCPDRLERHLETRTPQWAAGITGLDAKMIEHFARLYGSTKRSFLRLGYGFTRSRNGAVNMHAASCLPAVTGAWQHRGGGALFSNGGLYALDRSLIEGTEARREDVRELDMSRIGRVLTGDREALCGGPPVTAMIVQNTNPAAVAPESALVHRGLARDDLFLCVHEQFMTETAKMADVVLPATTFLEHDDVYVGGGHTYLQVAPRVIAPVGESRSNHDVLCDLARRLGLTHRGFTMTAWEIIDETLRTAGLPGADAVAASGGVDCALPFEEAHYLNGFAWPDGRFRFAPDWAALGPGGSRLPPLPDHLAIIEDTDEDHPFRLVTAPAHNFLNTSFTETPTSQRKQGKPTAMLHPDDCAALDLTAEDRVRLGNHRGSVVVDVQPFAGLQRGVVIVESVWPNAAFVEGRGINTLTGGDPAPPAGGAAFHDTAVWVRRVPAPVRPKTPAPTRLEIGTLEANY, from the coding sequence ATGAGCCACGAGAGGGTGCGGACCGCGTGCCCGCACGATTGTCCCAGCACCTGCGCCCTCGATGTCGAGCGCCTCGATGACGCGACCATCGGCCGGGTGCACGGCGCCGCCGACAACCCGTACACCGCCGGCGTCGTCTGCGCCAAGGTGGCCCGCTATGCCGAGCGGGTGCACCATCCGGACCGGCTGACCCGGCCGCTGGTGCGGGTCGGCGCCAAGGGCGAGGGCCGCTTCGAGGCGATCGGCTGGGACGAGGCGCTGGACCGGGTCGCTGACGCCTTCCGCGCCGCAATCGCCACCCACGGCGCCGAGGCGGTGTGGCCCTACAACTATGCAGGCACCATGGGGCTTGTGCAGCGGGACGGCATAAAGCGGTTCCGCCACGTCATGGGCACGTCGCTGATGGCCGAGACCATCTGCGTCGCCATCGCCAAGCCCGGGTGGATCGCCGGCGCCGGCGCCTATCGCGGCCTCGACCCGCGGGAGATGGAGGCTTCCGACCTCATCGTGCTGTGGGGCGGCAACATGGCGGCGACCCAGGTCCACGTCATGACCCACGCCACGGCGGCGCGGAAGAGGAGGGGCGCCAGGCTCGTGTCCATCGACCCCTACGCGAACGCCACCGCCCGTGCCGCCGACCTGCACCTGGCGCTGAAACCGGGAACCGACGGGGCGCTGGCGTGTGCGGTCATGCACGTGCTGTTCCGCGACGGCTGCGCGGATCGCGACTACCTCGCCCGCTACACCGACTGCCCCGACCGCCTCGAGCGTCACCTGGAGACGCGAACGCCGCAGTGGGCGGCAGGGATCACCGGCCTGGATGCGAAGATGATCGAGCACTTCGCCCGGCTCTACGGCAGCACCAAGCGGAGCTTCCTCCGGCTCGGCTACGGCTTCACGCGGTCCCGCAACGGCGCCGTCAACATGCACGCCGCCTCGTGCCTGCCGGCCGTCACCGGCGCCTGGCAACATCGCGGCGGCGGCGCCCTGTTCTCCAACGGCGGCCTCTATGCGCTCGACCGCTCCCTGATCGAGGGGACGGAGGCGCGGCGCGAAGACGTCCGGGAACTGGACATGTCGCGCATCGGCCGCGTTCTGACCGGCGACCGGGAGGCTCTCTGCGGGGGGCCGCCGGTGACGGCGATGATCGTCCAGAACACCAACCCGGCGGCGGTGGCGCCGGAGTCGGCGCTTGTCCACCGGGGGCTGGCAAGGGACGACCTGTTCCTCTGCGTGCACGAGCAGTTCATGACCGAGACCGCGAAGATGGCCGATGTGGTGCTGCCGGCGACGACGTTCCTGGAGCACGACGACGTCTATGTCGGTGGCGGCCATACCTATCTGCAGGTGGCGCCTCGGGTAATCGCGCCGGTCGGCGAAAGTCGCAGCAACCACGACGTGCTGTGCGATCTGGCGCGGCGCCTCGGCCTCACCCATCGCGGCTTCACGATGACCGCGTGGGAGATCATCGACGAGACCCTGCGCACCGCCGGCCTCCCCGGCGCGGACGCGGTGGCGGCCAGCGGCGGTGTCGATTGCGCCCTTCCGTTCGAAGAGGCGCACTATCTAAACGGCTTTGCCTGGCCCGATGGGCGGTTCCGGTTCGCGCCGGACTGGGCGGCGCTCGGGCCGGGCGGATCTCGCCTGCCGCCGCTGCCGGACCATCTGGCGATCATCGAGGACACGGACGAGGACCATCCGTTCCGCCTGGTGACGGCGCCGGCCCACAACTTCCTCAACACCAGCTTCACCGAAACGCCGACGTCGCAGCGCAAGCAGGGCAAGCCGACGGCGATGCTGCATCCGGACGACTGCGCGGCGCTGGATCTCACGGCGGAGGACCGGGTGCGGCTCGGCAATCACCGCGGCTCCGTCGTGGTCGACGTTCAACCCTTCGCCGGCCTTCAGCGTGGCGTCGTCATCGTGGAAAGCGTGTGGCCGAACGCGGCGTTCGTGGAGGGGAGGGGCATCAACACCCTCACCGGCGGCGATCCCGCCCCGCCGGCCGGGGGCGCGGCGTTTCACGACACGGCGGTATGGGTGCGGCGCGTCCCCGCGCCCGTGCGCCCGAAAACGCCGGCGCCCACGCGGCTGGAAATAGGGACTTTGGAGGCTAACTATTAG
- a CDS encoding NAD(P)/FAD-dependent oxidoreductase — translation MPTPDSVDCAVVGAGVVGLAAARALAAAGREVVVLEAADAIGTATSSRNSEVIHAGLYYPQGSLKARLCVDGRKRLYAYLDAHGIDVDRCGKLIVATEEAELPALAALERTAATNGVDDLRRLSGREARAMEPNLRCVAALLSPSSGIFDTHAYMLALQGDAEERGAMIAFLSPVTGGEVRDDGIVINAGGPEPMSLLCRSVINAAGLGAQPLARAVAGVADATIPPLHFAKGSYFSLLGRPPFRRLIYPVPGLASLGTHYTMDLGGQGRFGPDVEWVEAIDYHVDPARAETFYGAIRRYWPDINADALAPAYAGVRPKIQAPGAPPHDFVIQGADVHGVPGLVNLYGIESPGLTASLAIADEVLKRLA, via the coding sequence ATGCCGACGCCGGACTCAGTTGACTGCGCTGTCGTCGGCGCCGGTGTGGTCGGCCTCGCCGCCGCCCGCGCCCTCGCCGCGGCCGGCCGCGAGGTGGTGGTGCTGGAGGCGGCCGACGCCATCGGCACTGCCACCAGTTCCCGCAACTCCGAAGTCATCCACGCCGGCCTGTACTACCCGCAGGGCAGCCTCAAGGCGCGGCTCTGCGTCGACGGCCGCAAGCGCCTCTACGCCTACCTCGACGCCCACGGCATCGACGTCGACCGGTGCGGCAAGCTGATCGTCGCCACGGAGGAGGCAGAGTTGCCGGCGCTGGCGGCGCTGGAGCGGACGGCCGCGACCAACGGCGTCGACGACCTGCGCCGGTTGAGCGGCCGGGAGGCGCGGGCGATGGAGCCGAACCTCCGCTGTGTCGCCGCCCTGTTGTCGCCGTCGAGCGGCATCTTCGACACCCACGCCTACATGCTGGCCCTGCAGGGCGACGCCGAAGAGCGGGGCGCGATGATCGCGTTCCTGAGCCCGGTCACCGGCGGCGAGGTCCGCGACGACGGCATCGTCATCAACGCCGGCGGGCCGGAGCCGATGAGCCTTCTCTGCCGGTCCGTGATCAATGCCGCCGGCCTCGGCGCGCAGCCTCTGGCACGGGCGGTCGCGGGTGTTGCCGACGCCACGATCCCTCCCCTCCACTTCGCCAAGGGCAGCTATTTCTCCCTTCTCGGGCGCCCCCCGTTCCGGCGCCTGATCTATCCGGTGCCGGGCCTCGCCAGCCTCGGCACGCACTACACCATGGACCTTGGCGGCCAGGGGCGGTTCGGGCCGGACGTGGAGTGGGTGGAGGCCATCGACTACCACGTGGATCCGGCTCGCGCCGAGACGTTCTACGGCGCCATCCGCCGCTACTGGCCGGACATCAACGCCGATGCTCTGGCGCCGGCGTATGCCGGCGTGCGCCCCAAGATCCAGGCCCCGGGCGCGCCGCCGCACGACTTCGTTATCCAGGGCGCCGACGTTCACGGCGTGCCGGGCCTGGTCAACCTCTACGGCATCGAGTCGCCCGGCCTCACCGCTTCCCTCGCCATTGCGGACGAAGTCCTGAAGCGCCTCGCGTAG
- a CDS encoding flagellar basal body L-ring protein FlgH, with protein sequence MNRSRFRTVSAIALASAVASAAGGCNTFSRLSDVGAEPQMSAVSNPVAQPGYRPVSLPMPAPMIAEENPSSLWRPGAKAFFKDIRAKDVGDILTVQLSLDDKASLNNATNRQREASESTQLDALLGFENPVKGVFKRAEDPSNLLDFGSTSETDGDGDIDRSEQIDLKVAAVVTQVLPNGSLAIMGRQELRVNYELRELMVQGIIRPQDIEADNTISHEKIAEMRLAYGGRGTLSDLQQPRWGTQVWDILAPF encoded by the coding sequence ATGAACCGATCCCGTTTCCGCACCGTCTCCGCCATCGCGCTGGCAAGCGCCGTCGCGTCCGCCGCCGGCGGCTGCAACACCTTTAGCCGCCTCTCCGACGTCGGCGCCGAGCCGCAGATGAGCGCGGTCTCCAACCCGGTGGCGCAACCGGGGTACCGGCCGGTCAGCCTGCCGATGCCGGCGCCGATGATCGCCGAGGAGAACCCCAGTTCACTGTGGCGGCCGGGCGCCAAGGCGTTCTTCAAGGACATCCGCGCCAAGGACGTGGGCGACATCCTCACCGTCCAGCTCAGCCTCGACGACAAGGCGTCGCTCAACAACGCCACCAACCGGCAGCGCGAAGCGAGCGAGTCAACCCAGCTCGACGCGCTGCTCGGCTTCGAAAATCCGGTGAAGGGGGTGTTCAAGAGGGCGGAGGACCCGAGCAACCTGCTCGACTTCGGCTCGACGAGCGAGACCGACGGCGACGGCGACATCGACCGCAGCGAACAGATCGACCTCAAGGTCGCCGCGGTGGTGACCCAGGTGCTGCCCAACGGCTCGCTGGCGATCATGGGCCGCCAGGAGCTGCGGGTGAACTACGAACTGCGCGAGCTGATGGTCCAAGGCATCATCCGGCCCCAGGACATCGAGGCCGACAACACCATCTCCCACGAGAAGATCGCCGAGATGCGCCTCGCATACGGCGGCCGCGGCACCTTGAGCGACCTGCAGCAGCCGCGCTGGGGCACCCAGGTGTGGGACATCCTGGCGCCGTTCTGA
- a CDS encoding glutathione S-transferase, which translates to MKFYDCSTAPSPRRVRIFLAEKGVELPTVQVDLRNGEHLQPEFRRINPWATVPALALDDGATITEAVAICRYIEETWPDPPLMGRDARDKAVVAMWEHRCEIDGFLPAQDAFRNASKGMKGRALTGVDGVEQIPELAERGRMRVRRFFRVLDERLAESPFVAGGHFTIADITALVAVDFAGWIKLGLPDDHTHARRWHQEVSARPSAKA; encoded by the coding sequence ATGAAATTCTACGACTGCAGCACCGCGCCGAGCCCGCGCCGTGTGCGCATATTCCTGGCCGAGAAGGGCGTCGAGTTGCCGACCGTGCAGGTGGACCTGCGCAATGGCGAGCACTTGCAGCCCGAATTCCGCCGCATCAACCCATGGGCGACGGTGCCGGCGCTCGCCCTCGACGACGGCGCCACGATCACCGAGGCGGTGGCGATCTGCCGCTACATTGAGGAGACGTGGCCGGACCCGCCGCTGATGGGCCGCGACGCCAGGGACAAGGCGGTGGTGGCGATGTGGGAGCACCGGTGCGAGATCGATGGCTTCCTCCCCGCCCAGGACGCCTTCCGAAACGCGTCCAAGGGCATGAAGGGCCGGGCGCTGACCGGCGTTGACGGCGTCGAGCAGATCCCGGAACTGGCGGAGCGGGGGCGGATGCGCGTCCGGCGCTTCTTCCGTGTCCTCGACGAGCGCCTAGCCGAATCCCCGTTCGTCGCCGGCGGCCATTTCACCATCGCCGACATCACCGCGCTGGTCGCCGTCGACTTCGCCGGCTGGATAAAGCTCGGCCTCCCCGACGACCACACCCATGCCCGCCGCTGGCACCAGGAGGTCAGCGCCCGACCCTCGGCGAAGGCCTGA
- a CDS encoding MFS transporter, giving the protein METSEPSEPEPNPHPPGHPSERPALVVGAATSVQTLVTMCALVPSAIAPTLAADLGVGAGAIGYQIAVVYGGAMATSMVGGSVVRRFGACRVSQAALALCGAGTGLAIVPWLPALALASVLIGFGYGLTNPASSHLLERFAASRNRNLIYSIKQTGVPLGGIAAGLMAPTVTVGYGWPWAFAACSALSLVALAALQFVRRRWDGDRDRTTVLTRSPWTDLRLVWSDPALRRLSIAAFFFSAVQLCLMSFLVALLVEDLDFGLVQAGALLGAVQASGAVGRVFWGWLADRVDNGPAVLLGMSGVSALAALATTQLSPDVSVAWIVGVVVVFGFTAIGWNGVYLAEVARVSPRDRIGSATGGSLVFTFAGVLAGPSAFAVASGASGNFTGAFALLAIVAIAGGLTFGSARRKKGAGGGLA; this is encoded by the coding sequence ATGGAGACGAGCGAGCCGAGCGAGCCGGAGCCGAACCCGCATCCACCTGGTCATCCGTCCGAACGCCCGGCGCTGGTGGTGGGGGCGGCGACGAGCGTGCAGACGTTGGTCACCATGTGCGCGCTGGTGCCGTCCGCCATCGCCCCGACGCTCGCGGCCGACCTCGGCGTCGGCGCCGGCGCCATCGGCTACCAGATCGCTGTCGTGTACGGCGGCGCCATGGCCACCTCCATGGTCGGCGGCAGCGTCGTGCGCCGGTTCGGCGCGTGCAGGGTCAGCCAGGCCGCGCTCGCCCTCTGCGGCGCCGGCACCGGCCTCGCCATCGTCCCCTGGCTGCCGGCACTGGCATTGGCCTCCGTGCTGATCGGCTTCGGCTACGGCCTCACCAACCCGGCCTCGTCGCACCTGCTCGAGCGCTTCGCCGCCAGCCGCAATCGCAACCTGATCTATTCCATCAAGCAGACCGGCGTCCCGCTGGGCGGCATCGCCGCCGGGCTGATGGCGCCGACGGTCACCGTCGGCTACGGCTGGCCGTGGGCCTTCGCGGCCTGTTCGGCGCTAAGCCTCGTCGCCCTCGCAGCGTTGCAGTTCGTGCGCCGGCGCTGGGACGGGGACCGCGACCGGACGACGGTGCTGACGCGATCGCCGTGGACCGACCTCCGCCTCGTGTGGTCCGATCCGGCGCTGCGCCGGCTCTCCATCGCCGCCTTCTTCTTCTCCGCGGTCCAACTCTGTTTGATGTCGTTCCTGGTGGCGCTGCTGGTCGAGGACCTTGATTTCGGTCTCGTGCAGGCGGGGGCGTTGCTCGGCGCCGTGCAGGCCTCGGGAGCGGTCGGCCGCGTCTTCTGGGGCTGGCTCGCGGACCGGGTCGACAACGGCCCGGCGGTGCTGCTCGGAATGAGCGGCGTCAGCGCGTTGGCGGCGCTCGCCACGACGCAACTCAGCCCGGACGTGTCCGTTGCCTGGATCGTCGGCGTGGTGGTCGTTTTCGGCTTCACCGCGATCGGCTGGAATGGCGTCTACCTGGCCGAGGTGGCGCGGGTCAGTCCGCGCGATCGCATCGGCAGCGCCACCGGCGGCTCCCTGGTGTTCACCTTTGCGGGCGTTCTCGCCGGCCCGTCGGCGTTCGCCGTCGCCTCCGGAGCGAGCGGCAATTTTACCGGCGCCTTCGCGCTGTTGGCGATCGTTGCCATAGCGGGCGGGCTGACCTTTGGTTCCGCCCGTCGCAAGAAGGGAGCCGGCGGCGGTCTCGCTTGA
- a CDS encoding DUF599 domain-containing protein has product MDLPGFRLHAFRGDYRFAMDRFGDTALAAVPLMDAVAACVFFGVWIIYNILLDGRFRHPRSINSLMIAVREGWMWRMLAREQRMMDAALIGHSIRTATFFASTTLILLAGLIGLLSSAERLHAATANMSLLLTSGALALFEIKVLLLVGIFVYAFFKFTWAIRQFNYFSAIVGSAPEPSAPLDPHLARRMADMLSHAFWQFNAGVRAYYFALAALGWFIHPAAMMLGAALVTVVLRYRQLYSRTAHDIARHVEFLQAGHDRQPLDANRNAPRT; this is encoded by the coding sequence ATGGATCTTCCAGGCTTTCGGCTTCACGCGTTTAGGGGCGACTATCGTTTCGCCATGGATCGCTTTGGTGACACCGCGTTGGCGGCCGTCCCGCTGATGGATGCGGTCGCGGCGTGCGTCTTCTTCGGCGTGTGGATCATCTACAATATCTTGCTCGACGGGCGCTTCCGCCATCCCCGCAGCATCAACAGCCTGATGATCGCCGTGCGCGAAGGTTGGATGTGGCGCATGCTGGCCCGCGAACAGCGCATGATGGATGCCGCGCTGATCGGCCACTCCATCCGCACCGCGACCTTCTTCGCATCCACGACCCTGATACTGCTTGCCGGCCTGATCGGACTCCTGAGTTCCGCCGAGCGCCTGCATGCGGCGACAGCCAACATGTCCCTGCTGTTGACCTCCGGCGCCTTGGCGCTGTTCGAGATCAAGGTCCTGCTTCTGGTCGGCATTTTCGTCTATGCATTCTTCAAGTTCACCTGGGCCATCCGCCAGTTCAACTACTTCTCCGCCATCGTCGGCAGCGCGCCGGAGCCGAGCGCGCCGTTGGATCCGCATCTGGCGCGCCGCATGGCGGACATGCTCAGCCACGCCTTCTGGCAATTCAACGCCGGTGTCCGCGCCTACTATTTCGCTCTCGCTGCCCTCGGCTGGTTCATTCACCCGGCCGCCATGATGTTGGGCGCGGCTCTGGTGACCGTCGTGCTGCGCTACCGCCAGCTCTATTCCCGCACCGCCCACGACATCGCCCGTCACGTGGAGTTCCTCCAAGCCGGCCACGATCGTCAACCCCTTGACGCGAACAGGAACGCTCCTAGAACATAA